Genomic segment of Eptesicus fuscus isolate TK198812 unplaced genomic scaffold, DD_ASM_mEF_20220401 scaffold_52, whole genome shotgun sequence:
atctctctctctctctctctctctctctctctctctctctctctctctctctctctctttctctctccagacAGTCCTCTTTTTACTTCGGACTCAACATACATCGTTTTGTGGTTTTGTCGCCTTCTGCaatttacttataaaaaaaagttctgtcattcgATGTAAGGCGTTTGCACGAATTTCGCCAGGGAACTAGGTGACCAGCAGAGTGGATGAATAAGTCATCACGCGGCGCTATACAAGGAAGACACTGTCATTCAGTCGCCGTTTATAAGCCGTTTTGGATTGTGCTTTATTCGCTCTCTtttgtttgtattattattttgaacaCTTTTTGCCCTTCCTTATGGGTTCTAAGCATAAGGTAGATTCTTCTGATGGCAGTgctacaaaaagaaggaaagcccTCACAATGGAAGTGAAAGTAGACATAAGAAGACGCTTGGAAAAGGGCGAAACACCTACGAACATTGACCGTTTCCTTGGCCAAACTCCTACAACTGTCTCGACAATCATCAACAATCAAAACCGTATACTTGAACATGTGAAAGGATCTGCTCCTATGAAATCAACTGTGGTTACAGAGCAGCGTAGTGGTCTCATTATTGAGATGGAAAGATTATTAGTGCTTTGGCTGGATGAGCAGCATCGACGGCGTATCCCAGTTAGCCAGATGTTGATTCAGGAGAAGGCTAAAAGATTGTTTGAggccttgaaaaaagaaaagaaggaagggagtgaAAGTGAAGAGTTTGTGGCTAGCAAAGGTTGGTTTATGGGTTTTAAGGATCGTGCTAATTTGCATAATCTTAAACTGCCAGGGGAAGCTGCTAGTGATGATGCTAAAGCAGCAGGTGATTTTCCTAGTGCGTTGGCTGAGATCATTAGGGAGGGGGGTTACTGTGATAAACAAGTGTTTCATGTGCATGAGACAGGCTTGTTCTGGAAGCATATGCCTACACGTAAGTACATTGCCAAGGAGAAGACAGCATCAGGCCATAAAGCCAGCAAGAAGAGATTGAGTTTGCTACTTGGGGCTAATGCTGCTGGTGACTTCAAGCTGAAGCCCTTGGTGTGTCTGGCCGAGAATCCAAGGGCAAACAAGGGCATATGGAAGGGTCAACTACCTGTCATCTGGAAATCTAACAAGAAGGCATGGGTGACACTCAGCGTATTTGAGGACTGGTTCACCAACCATTTTGTGCCAGAAGTCAAGGACTACTGTGCTTCAAGGGGGTTGCCCTTTAAGGTGTTGCTAGTGCTGGACAGTGCCCCTTGTCACCCTGCTGATTTGAATGACATTCATCCAAATATCAAGGTGGCTTACCTTCCACCTAACAGCACCTCCCTTTTACAGCCTATGGGCCAAGGTGTCATTGCCTCTTTCAAGGCCTACTACCTCCGAAGGACATTTGCTATGGCTTTTAGGGCAAtggagaaggataaagagttgACTCTCAAGGACTTTTGGAAATCTTATAATGTTcttgctgctgtaaaaaacatTTCTGATTCTTGGGATGAAGTTAAGCAGACGAACttgaatggtgtttggaaaaaatTGTGTCCCCAGTTTGTGAACGATTTCCATGGCTTTGAGGATTCAGTTGAGGTTGTCATCAAGAATGTTGTTGAGTTGAGTAAGCAGCTTGATTTGGAGGTGGAGGCTGATGATGTCACAGAGCTGCTGGCATCTCATGGAGAGGAGCTGTCTGCCGAGGACCTCACTCAACTGAAAAATCAGTTCATTGAAGATGAAGACACACCAACCCCAGAGCCCAGGAGATTTACAAGCACGGAATTAGCGAGGGCCTTTGCCATGATAGAGGATGGCTTGGCAAGGTTTGAGGCTCAGGACCCCAACATTGATAGGTACACTAAGGTTGCTAGAGGGGTCATGGATAGCCTGCGATGTTACAAGGAGATTTGGGAGGACAGGATGAAGGTATCCCTCCAGACTATCCTCGAACATTATTTTAAGAAGGTGGAGAGGCCTGCAACAGATCATGTACCCTCTGCCTCATATGCTTCTCCAGACTCACCTGACCCAgcatctccagcaccttctgcaaGTTCTGCTTCTCCGGACTCATCTGACCCAggatctccagcaccttctgcaggtTCTGTTTCTCAGGACTCACCTGACCCAggatctccagcaccttctgcacGTTCTGCCTCTCCGGACTCACCTGACCCAGTATCACATGCATCTTCTGCAGGTTCTGCCTCTCAAACCTCCTCCCCACAGCAGCCTAGTGTAAGCCTGTCTTTCCCCACTTTGCAACATCCAGTGTGCAAGCCAACAACAGTCAAAAAGGTAAGTATAATCCAGTATTTACCCTTATATGTACGTATGtcctttatgctttttattttttagttaccactaggggcccagtgaacgaaattcgtgcacgggcggcGGGATgggatgtctctcagcccagcctgccccctcataCATACTGGAAGCGCTCAGGGTATGTCCTACATCTGCTTAGGTCCACTCCCTAtatggaggcaactgggctgatcaggggaaggcaccagccccatcaccccgctgctgcagccaccgcCAGCCACTGCGACCGcaaccaccaaggtgttttcatcaacacggactccagtcccttcatcatgaaaaaaatgacaactttctttaggcattttcaagatgtgtctttcatagcatatgacatttctttctttttcttttaatcctcacctgaggatatgtttccattgatttttagagaatgtggaagacaaagggagagacagagagaaacatcaaagtgaaaggaaaactttaattggttgcctcctgcatgagccctgacctgggtcctggccagggaggagcctgcaacctaggtacatgcccttgatcagaattgaacccagaccctgctgtcggcaggccaatgcattattcactgagccaatccagctagggcaggatatgacattttttagcCCTCAAGCAGCGgacaatttttttctccaggagtgtagtggaaaaaccctagatcccctttttggattcttattacccaagttactaagaatattaccagtggcatacagggagcttagccaatgagcaatCAGAAAAGGTACATATATCAAGTAGATTAGAAACTCAGTTCACACCGATctccggctctgcccctgcccagtccTAAAGCCTatggggccctccagctccctccaatcactggctccctctcactctgatcactggctccctCTCGCTCCAATCTctgactccctctccctccaatggctggctccctctctctccaatggCTGGCTCCCTCTTGCTTCGatcgctggctccctctccctcctatgGCTGGAGATCATATGCATGTGCAGGGTGGGTAGTATGGCAAACTTGGAATCTCAAGAGAGAATCTTATCATGGGCTGTACTGTCCCCATTATGACAggatatgaactttgaggacgtggccattgccttctctcaggaggagtgggagatcattgatgaggctcagagaaatctGTACTgtgatgtgatgctggaagtgtttgcacttgtaTCATTCATAGGTAAGACGACAACTCTCCTAG
This window contains:
- the LOC129148472 gene encoding tigger transposable element-derived protein 1-like, coding for MPTRKYIAKEKTASGHKASKKRLSLLLGANAAGDFKLKPLVCLAENPRANKGIWKGQLPVIWKSNKKAWVTLSVFEDWFTNHFVPEVKDYCASRGLPFKVLLVLDSAPCHPADLNDIHPNIKVAYLPPNSTSLLQPMGQGVIASFKAYYLRRTFAMAFRAMEKDKELTLKDFWKSYNVLAAVKNISDSWDEVKQTNLNGVWKKLCPQFVNDFHGFEDSVEVVIKNVVELSKQLDLEVEADDVTELLASHGEELSAEDLTQLKNQFIEDEDTPTPEPRRFTSTELARAFAMIEDGLARFEAQDPNIDRYTKVARGVMDSLRCYKEIWEDRMKVSLQTILEHYFKKVERPATDHVPSASYASPDSPDPASPAPSASSASPDSSDPGSPAPSAGSVSQDSPDPGSPAPSARSASPDSPDPVSHASSAGSASQTSSPQQPSVSLSFPTLQHPVCKPTTVKKDMNFEDVAIAFSQEEWEIIDEAQRNLYCDVMLEVFALVSFIGRVTLSRSSASNSAPFLSIKTLCQLYSLYT